TGTGGGGGCAAGCAAACACATATTCATCTTGAAAACGAAAACTTTTATGCTTTTCACCGTTTTCTAATACGGATAATTTAATTCTCCAAAGAGTAGTATAGATGGTTCCTTCTGGCCTTCGTGAATAATCCTGAAGCTTTTTCAGAAGGTTATTTAAAAAAGTAGACTTTCCACTTCCTGCAGGACCTTCGATCAAGTAAATTTGATTTCGATATCCTCCTGTTTGTAATCCTTCTATGAGTTTCATAAATCGATTAGCAAATAGTCTGTCAGCAAAAAATGGCTCATCTACATCTTTTTCTAGGAGATTCTGCATATCGTAATGTAAAAAGCCTACCGAATCAGGTGTTTCTGGATATTCATCCTTTCCTTCAGGAACAAACGTCCTGACCATGTCGTGAAAATACTGAAAGATATTCCTCAAATGAATTTGTGGAGCTTTGGCAACCTCACTTAGAAAATCATTGTAAGTTAAGCTAATTTGCAAATCTTTCTTCTCGTTGACGAAGTATTTTTTCAAAATAAGGTCTAGTTCTTTCCCAATTTTGAAACACTTATCTTCTCCTGAAAGATTATTTTCTTGAGTCATAGGAATGTCTTTTGAACTTTTCTATCCTTACACGAATATAAAACAGGGCGGTATGAATACGATATGCCTTCATCAGATTTTTGTTCGCGTGATTTATTAACAACGATTTCCGTGGTTTCTAACTGTACCTCGCTACCCCATAAATAATTGAGCCCAATAAGCACCTCAGGTATGAATTCTTGAATGAGTTGCTTTCCTTCGAATTGATGAACAAGGTAAAGTAAATTTTCATTGGTTTTTTCTGGATGTGGATAAATAACTGGGGGATGATAAAGATGTTCTATGAGCATGTTTTTATAATCTTCAGCATTACGACTTTTAATATAATACTCGATAACCCCAGCGTCTTCCCTGATTCTTTTACCCACAACAAATAAATTATGTTTATCCACAAATTCCTGAGTTACAAAAGTTTTTATAAACATATAGTCATTAAAATATTTTCTCACGTTAAAGATAGCATCTTTTCCTTTGCCAGTGTTCAGATTGAAACTTTCTCGTTCATGAGCAAATTTTAATTGCTGATACTGATATGAAAACTTTCCCTTTTCTGCACATTCTTCGACGTATTCAAAAAGCCTTAGGCCAATAGCATAAGGATTAAGTCCTACTCTTGATAGCGAAGTTACTTGTGCGTTGAGCTTTGCGTAGTCCACTTCATGTCCTTGTAGGTAAGGATCTTGTCTGAAGAGATGATCGTGCCAATAGCTTGCCCAACCTTCATTCATAATCTTAGTACGAATCTGAGGTGCAAAATAGAGGGCAGTATTGCGAATAATCATTAAAATAGTTTTCATCCACTGATTGTTTTCTTTTTTCAAGAAAGGACTATTTTCTGATATAAATTCTAGTAAATCTCTACTTTTTTGCTTGCTCACAAAATTTCTAAAATGCGTATCAAATTCTGGATATTTCTTCATTACCTCACCTGAAAAAAATGTTAAGCCTATATCCTGCTGGTTTTGCACAATAGCATTATATTGTTCGAGTTCTTTATGAATTTCGAATTCATTTAAACCTATTACATCAGGTAAGAAAACATTGAAATAGTATTCGACCTGATGGGGCAACGAACGTTTATTCAGATCCTCATCCATCAAAATACCATAATCATAAGCTCCCACAATATTATCAATGCTTCTTGCAAATTCTATAACATAATCCACCCAACGTCCATAACGAGATCGTAAACTATTGATGAGTCTTTTTTCGGCTAAAGCGACACCGACAAAATCATCATTCCAGGTATGTTTAAAATATTGATTGTTTTGAAAAAAATCAATGTGTGCTAGAACGTGGTAGAATATCATCACATTCATCCAGTCTGGATTGTTATCATTATAAAAAGATATAGCAGGTCTCGAGTTAATTACAGTCTCATACGGATTAATAGGGTATAATTTATACTTGGCATATTCTTTTAGAACCTCCACATCATGAACCCAATAATCATAAAGGGTAGGAATCATAATCTTCGGACTCAACTCCAACAAATCTTTGTTGGTCACAATGTACTCAAGTGTTTCAGGATAAAATGAAAGGCCAGCCTCACGAGCTTTCACTTTGCATCGTTCCATGATAGCTCTTGTTCTCTGATCAATCAAATACATGCTTTATATTTTTATTCACTTACTAATTTTTTAATACTTTCTATCAAACGATTTTCATCGGCAGTTTCTGATTGAAAAACATCCATTCGAATTTCTTTGGGTCTAGTTTTGAGGAACTGGGATCGATCTAGAGTCTTTTCTACTGTGGTAGGTTCTTCCCCTGTCCAAGAATTCTTTGCAATGGCAATCCCAACTCTGTTTGCTTTCGGCAATAGCCGACTTAATTCTTGAATAAGTTCCTTTCCATTGGTATCCCAATCATCACCGTCCGTTCCGTAGAAAACATATATATTGTAATCTTTCTCGAGACGTTCCTGCTCGATGATATCGTTGACAAGTTTAAAAGCAGGAGCAACACGAGTCCCGCCAGCTACTTGCAAATTAAAGTATTGATGGAAATTTTCTACCTCTTTGGCCTCAGTGTCATGTACGATAAATCGAGTAATAACATTTTTCTGATATTGATACATCAACCAACTAAAGATAAAAACATGCAACGTCACTATAGTTTCAGCTGGCTTCCCCTGCATAGACCCCGAATAATCTCGAACAAAGAAGACCACAGCTTGATTCTCAAAATCCTTTTCAGGGGAAAGAATTCGATAAACAAGATCGTCGGGACCAATCAACAGTGAAGAAGTATCTATGGGCTCTCCGGGAACTATCCTACCAAGCTGTAGGTTGGTTTCAACAATTCTACGCAAAGTAGCTTTTTTGTCCAATAATTGACCAAAACGTCTGTTTCGATCCGTTAAATCATATGTATATTGTGTGAGACTTCTTTTTTTTCCTTTGGGCTTAATGTTAGGAAGATGAAACTTTTCAGTAAGTATCTTTCCTAGCTCATAGGCGCTGGTACCCATTTCATGTTCTCCCCCATCGCCAAGCCCTGCACCCGTACCTTCTCCTTCCTGAGGTTGAAGTGGTTGTTGTCCTAATACTTCTCCCTCTTTGCCATCTCCTGAACCACCAGTGGTTTGTTCTTCGGTTATGCTGTCATCGTGATAAAATTTGGGTTCCGTTGTCGTAGGAACAATAATCACTTGGTCTTCTTTGCCTTTACCTCGCTTTATGAGCTTACCCAACCGAATTCGCCTGTGAAAACCATCTTTTTCTCTTTGCTTGTCTTGTTCTAGAAGTTCTTCTAAAGTTTTGACCATCATTCTTCGATCAAAACTTACACGTAAGCCCATCCATTTTGCATCGTGATGATCATGAAAAGACATTTCTTGTATGAAGTTATATAAGCAGTTGTTTTTTTTGTCTTTCATAATAGATATTTAATCTTTATCGCTCTGAGTGCAGAAATATTCGATGGTTTTCTCAGCACATGTTTTACAATAACCCAGTTTATTAATCATAGTTTCCATAATCCTATTATAAAGTCGGTTGTTTTCTTCGTTGTTTCTGTTGGACAAAGCTCCTACCAAGCTGCCCGCTCCTGCTATATCGCTTTCCAGTCGAACGTCAGTTACCGCTTTGACCAATTCGTTGTTGTCCATAAAATTGTAGTTAGGATCGGTAATCATTTTTTGTCCATAAATTTTAATGATGGTTGTCCTAAAGCTTTGTTTCTGCTCCTGTGTCTGTAAACCAAGCCGCTTTTCTACGCTATTAATAAAAGATTCATCAATTTTGATAGATACGAGTTGTTTAGTTTGTGGATCTTGATATGTCCATATTTTATTAGGACCAAGATTTTTTGCTTCCAGGCCAACAATCATGTTTACATAGTTCATTACGTCTTTTTCTATAGCTTTGGGTTCGTTCATGTATGCATTAAACATAGATGTCATTATTTGCTTACGATAAAGTTTTTTGGCAAGTTTGATATCATTGAGAAACTTCTGACGATCTTGTTGGTCTTGAACGTAATCGATGACGACCTTTTCCAGTGCTTTGAAAACGTCGTAAGCAAACATACATTCACCTTCTTGTGTTTCGCTTTGTTCGAGTAAAATTTGAATGGCCCGCCCCAGGTTACGATGCCCTAAACCCTTTTGTCCCCATCGCTTAGAAATGTCGGGATCTGTATTAAGTTCATTAATAACCTCAGCAAGGGTTCGGATACTTTTCTCTCCTGCCACTTCTCCTGCTGCTAGCTTCATCATTTCAATTTGAGTTAGTTTTTCATGAATAGGTATTCGGGTTAAAATTACAGCTGTTGAGAGTGCCTCGACAAGATTAGGATCTATATGCAATTGCTTGCCAAGCAGGGTGGTTTTTTCAATACTTCCGAGAGCATATTGAGTTAATTCTCGCTGCAAATGCAAGTTGGTGTTATGGGTCATATAAGTCAGACGACATCTGTCAATGATAGGAGCTTGTTCCTTTTCTTCTTGAAAACGAGCAAACTCAGCAATATTAGATGTCGCAATGATAAGAGTATCAAGCGGCCACTTATACCCTTCAATCTCAATGGTTCTATTTTGAATAACACCTAAATACACTTGAACAAGGTCACGTTTATTTTTAAAGATTTCATCAGCAAAATGAATTCCACCGCCGGCTACCCGAGCCAGCGCCCCTCTACGCAAATCGAATCGATAAGGATTATCCGCATCAGCCAGGTGTAATAATCTCGCAATACTTTCATCCCCAAGCAAATCAACAGAAGAACTTGTAATTTTATCCTTGGCAGCATATTTTCCTGTCAACACACCACGGCTTTCGCTCACTTCCACCGGAACTACTTCGATGTGTTTCAATGTCTCTTCTACACTACCATAGTAGTTGAGCATTTGCTTATATATGTAGTAACTACATGAACCAAGTGGTCGATAATTTTTATAGACAGTCTCAATTTCTTTGCTAGTAAAGCCTTGTTTTTCAAGAAATGCTATGTTTTCTTCTTTTGTATCGTAGAGATTGAGTGCTAGTATCATCGGATCCTCGTAGGTTTGACTTTCGATTTCTTCTATTTTCCCATATCGCCCAAGGACACCTAAATCTTTAAATTTGAAAGTATATCGTCGATTTTCAGGTTTTGAGATAAATGCCCTATATTTTGCACTGAGAAAATCGACAAAAAAAGTTTTACCATTTCCTGGTTCACCAATGAGTACAAAAGCCATTTCTGCTGAGCTACCACCATCAGCTGCATCTTTGACAAAAGAAACAAGAGAATTAATTTCCTCATACATTCCAACGATGTGTTTTTTCCCCTCGCGAAACAAAGTAAAATCATACATCATGCGTCCGTTGACCATCACTTTACGCACCCTATCTTCACCATCTAGGATCATTCTGCTAACCGACTGAAAAACGTTTTCAAATCGACGTTTTTTATCTTTGACTAGCTTTACATGTTCTTCTAATGAACATTTAGATAATTGTACTGTTTTGCTCATAAAAAATTTTTATTAATTTTTTATACAAACTTAAGATAAATATTGTTTCATTCCATTAGAGTTTAATGAATACCAAGAATTGGTTGATGAACTTTAATAAAATCTCACTAGATCACAAAAAATTACAAAAACTTCTTTCCGATAAAAACGAAAAACTTTTTTAGAATTAAACAAGCTTACGAAAAAACTCGAGGATAGAAAATAAGTAGAATCTCGTAAACCACGTAAAATAATTCGCCTCATTGGCTATTCCAGTGATTTTATTAGTAGAGACTTCTTACACTTACCATGCAATTTTTTTCAAACAAAATAAACTGAAACAAGCATTTTTTAAATGTAGCTGTTGACAATCATTTGAATGATATGTCAAAAGTTATAAATATCGACGTTGTGAAGAATAAATTTCAATAACTCTATGTTAAAAAATATCACGCAAAACATTCAAATGTGTATCTATAAAAAATTTGACGTAAACCTATTTGCATGGAATGGATTAGAAAAACCTAATATTTTCTCTACAACTTTATCGAAATATACAAACAAAAAAGAATAAAAACATTGAAAAAATTTTTTGCAAGAACATACTTTTTGAATCGATCATATGTTAACATTTTTCTTTTCATTTTAATATACAAAAAGGGATAAAAGACAATAAGTGGAAGAAAAAAATACATTTGTTCTAAATTTGCAACATAAATTCTTGAGAAATAATTCAAAATTGCTAGCATATGTAAGAAAATCACATTATGCGAGGCTAAAGTTAATAGGTTATAGTAAGATGAAACTTTTCATAAACAAAAAAGTATCATTCAAACGTAAACTTTTTTTTATAGTCCTATTATTTATATTTTTAAGTTTTATTTATTTTAAATAGAAAAATATTAATTTTACCACATGAAACTCAAAATTCTTTTCCTTTTGATATTGACACATGGAGGCTGTTATGCATTCAATTTAAATCTTGACACCATTGATAGCTTATTGAATGTTTACACTCCCAAAAGCAAAGATAAGTATCATTTTATGTTACTCAAAGGAAAAGAAATGAAATATGTAAACCCTTTGGGTTCTCTGACCTGTTTTCAAAACATCATTAGACAAAGTTCTGTAGAAGACAAATTTATCAAAGGTTTAGCATGGGAAGAGATAGGTAATATATTTTTTTATCTTGGATTTACTGATTCTGCCTTCAAAGCATACAAAAAATCGTTTGCATACTACTTGGCGGAAAATTGTTACCCGTGTTTTGCTAGTTTAGCACTTGAAGTTGCAAAATATAAAAAAAGATTAGCTGATTATCCTTCTGCTTTGCAATTTTGTCTTATCGCTATACAAATTGCTCAGCAAACAAACCAAATCAAAATTATTGGCAAATCATATGTTTTAATCGGGTCAATCTACTTAATGCAACAAAAATATCAAGAAGCTCTTAAATTTATGCAAAAGGCTATCAGCATTTTCAATAAAGACGAATTTATTAAAGAAAAAATAATGACATACATTAACATAGCTGGAGTCTACAGAACTACTGGTAGAATTGATGATGCTTTTCAAACTCTTCAAAAATCTTACGAAATTGCTTCGAAAAATAATTTTAAACGTGAAATGGCTGTTATACTGAATAATTTGGCTGACATTCATCTCGAACTTGGAAAATATGACGAAGCAATTAGACTTCTTTCAACGGCCTTTAATTTCGAAGAACACGATGCTGAAAATTCTTGCATTTTTCACATGAATCTGGGGATAGCTTATATGAAAAAAAATCAGCTTTATGAATCTGAAAAACATCTGCTTAAATCACTAGAAATACTCTTCCATCTTAAAAATTTAAACCTACTTGCAAAAACCTACGCTTTGCTTTCTGATCTTTATGTTCTAAAACATGACTATCAAAAAGCATATCAATATAAAAATCAGCAAAAAAAATTGGAAGACAGTCTTTGTTTTGAGCAAAACGCACAAATGTTAAAAGCAACCGAAGAAAAATTCAAGATCAAAGAACTTGAAAATGAAAACAAGTTACTTCGCCAACAGCAATTAATAGATCAAATGAAAAGTTCATCACAAGAGAAGAACTTTATAATGCTGGTAGTGCTTTTGTTTCTAGCTTTACTGGCTTTAGGTTTTCTAATTTTCTTAAATCGCATGCAAAAAAAACACGAGCTGACACTAAACAAATATAATAAAGAACTACTCGAAAAAAATGCTTTGCTTGCAAAACAAAAACTGGACATTGCTGAATCGATATTAGTAAGAGACAAATTGTTTAGCATCATATCCCATGACCTTAGAAATCCGATGGCAAGCCTTATTAGTTTTGCAAGAATTATTCGAAGAGATTATCAAAAACTGACTCCAAAAGAATTAGAAGTCCTTGTCTCGGAAATGGAAAAAGTGGTCAACAAAATGTCAGACTTGCTTGAAAATCTCCTCTTATGGTATCGGACTCAAGGTGATAAATGGATATCTCAACCTACAGTTATTCATCTTCAAAACATTATTCAAAAAGTTATTGAATACTACGAAAAATCCTTTCAATTGAAAAACATCTCAGTCGATATCACTTTAGATAAAGAACCGACTATCGTATATGCTGATGAAAAAATGCTCGAAACTATTCTGAGAAATCTTGTTTCAAATGCCATTAAGTATACACCCGAAAACGGAAAAGTTTTTATCTCATCCACAAAACATGAAAATGAATACATTATTCAAATTCAGGATACAGGTATAGGTATGGATCAAGATAAAATTTCTGAAATCATGTCTAATCAACCCATCGAAAGCACACCTGGAACAGCAGGCGAGAAAGGATCAGGCTTAGGACTCTATATTGTCAAAGAATTGATTGATAAAAACAAAGGACGTTTCTGGATTGAATCGACACTCGGTAAGGGAACATCTTTCTATTTTACACTTCCTGCCTTTGAAGACAAAGCATGATAATATAAAGCATATGATCCAATGAAAGCAAAAGTTATGTATAAATCGGGTAAATCTGCCAAAAATGTAAGAAAAAAGTCTTTGTTCCATAAAAAGTAAGGAATTATAAGTAACATAACCTGAGCACTGGTATACAACCAAAAACCACGCCTTCTAAATAGAAAAATTTCAAAAGCACCCCACAATGAAATTGCATAGAGAAAAAGCTTGATGTAGGGATATGACCAATGAGCTTCTAAAGTTACCAATTTAATGTTAGCGTAACCAGGGATTTTTGAAATCCAATCTAAACCTGATGGATAAAGAATCGATATGAGAGAAATAACAATTCCCGTTGCACCTCCAAGTATAGAAAGCGAAGAAAGAAAACGAATGACTAAGCGGTCAATCTTTTTCACTATGGAAGTACTATTTTTACATCATCTACTTGCCAAGCAGAAAATTCTCCTGAATTACCACTCTTACTCATATATTTAAAAGCTATTCTAACTGTATTTCCTGCAAAAGACGAAAGATTTATGTCTCCGCTGGATGTCCACGTTTGACTGTCCTGAGCAGGAAGCGTTACCTGTAATTCAGTCCAAGTCGTTGTTAAGGGGTTACCTGTATAGTTTGTTGTTATAAGTACCGTAAAAGGTTTTGTCGTAAAATTATCCACATACCTTGTCCAGCTCATAAACTTAAGAATGGGTTGAGTTCCTGAGGGAATGGTAATAGCCGGTGAAATAAGATAATCTTGACATGCAGTATCACTTCCTGATCCGTTGATGGTCATACAATTATATGCAGAATTGTAATACCAATCTTTATTTCCCGAAACATTGTAGATAATCCAATTGGTAGGAGTTGTGTAAAATTGTTCATTTAATAGGTAATTCTGTGGTGGATTAGGGTTGCTCCAATTGACAAGATCGTTTAAATCACGCAGGTACAATTGATATGTTCCGTTGTAAATACTGAGTATTCCACGAATGCTTCCGGTTCCCTCCGGAATAGGTGTTGATGCAAAATTTGCATAATTGCTTGTACGAACAATGAGAGTTTGACCATTTTTATCTTTGATAGTTCGGTTGGTAGTTGTTGTTGGTTCAGCAAAAGGTAGACCAGGAGTTGTAAATGAAACACTGTCAATCTGTATTAACATACTGAGGTATGTTGAACTAAGAGACGGAATATCCAGCACAATAGGTTGTGGAGGATTTCCTGGAAAACTATCTTTAAAAATATGATCATTTATCATCACTTCAGGAATCTGGCCAATTCCGTTGTTGTAGATATAACCAAGCTGAATGAGGCCACCATAAGTACCTAAGTATAAATCTTTGCATTTAATGAAAATTCTTTGACCTACTCGAAACATGGTATAAAGACTTGTTTTGTTAATTTTTACCTCTATTCCCCCTGTCTCGTCTTGAATGACTAGTGTTTTATAAAAATTGCCACTTTCATCATTGGCAACCACTATGCCCTTAATAATGATACTGTCGGGTAATTTAATCAAGGAACCCTGATAGAGCGTTTTTAGTTGAGCAATAGTCATGTTTGCAGGAAAATCCACCTCAGGCATGTAGGGTTCTGGTTTATCAAAGTCATCATGAATGCAGGCTGTTAAAAAACAACACAATAAAAATGGTAAAAAAACTCGTTTATTCATGGTGTTAATTTTTTATTTACAACGAAAAAGTGAATTGAATGAAATAATTTCTGCCCCACCCATAATAATATTTGGGTGGAAATTTAGATATGTTCTTATTTTCAAAATCAAACCGATATTGTTCAAAACCAGATGTTTTAAACTTTTTATTAAGTAAATTGTTGATCATAAGATTAAATCCAACTTGTCTTCCTTTTATTCGCCAGTTTTTTCCAGCCGAAAAGTCGAGGTAATATAGATCGTTCATTTTAACTTGTTGTGTAATAGCATCGATGAGTTCCTGTTGGGAAGGAGTAAGACCATCTAGTGCAGATTGCATACGTCGTTCCGGATTAAAATCCATGTACATGTTTGTTGCATAATGAGCAGTAATTGTAACTATCCAATTGCTCGGAGAAGTATATTTTATCCCCCCTGAAGCTATAATTTGAGGTATGTTAGGAACGTAAAAATATTTGATAAATACCAATCCAAATGTATCAGGTTTTGATTGATTTTCAACATTGATATGAGCTGTTGGGCGAGAAATAAATCGATAATTGCCAACATTAGCTGCTGCCTGCAAAGCAAATCCGGGTATGATATTGATTTCTACACCCGATTCTAATCCTTGAAAAACTTTGTCAATACCCCACATCACCACATTAACATAAGTCTGCAGCTGATCATGATAAAAAGAAATGAGATCGGTTTGATCAAGAATAAAAGTTTGATAAGTACCGAATCGAGCATTCCATTTTAAACCTTTGTAAAAATACGTTGCATCGCCAGAAAAAATCTTAACATTCTTTAAAACTGAAACCCACTCATTACTAAGATTGGGTGTAATAAAGACTTGATTGGTTTTAGGTGGAAGATATAATCCCCCTGCATTAAACTGTAGATAATGTCTTCCTGTAATCTTATATGTAACACCTCCTTTAATGGCACCCATAGGGAAATACTTCACTTCTGATTTTCCCTGAGAATTATCTGGAAATCTACCATTTTTCATAAGACCATATCTATATGCCTGAGTAAAACCAACCTGGGCTCCAGCATATAAGTCAACTTTAGGAAAATAGAAACGATTAAGTCCATATGCGTTGAGAGTATTAGTATGGAGATAATAATTGTAACCAAAAATGTCGTTTTCCTTAACCTTACGGTTTGGGTAATTAAGGTCATTCTGTAAAAGTAATGTATTGCCCGGAAAATCACGTTCGGCAAACTGATCAATATCTAACCAATATTGAGCTCCCAGCAAATCATCAACAACCTTAAAATAATGTGTTCGTTGCAAAATTCCTTCAATACCTGCATTAAATAAAGCATGTTCTGAAAAAATTGAATGAAGGTAAGATCGTAACACAAAACGTTGCTCATCTTTCCTAACTTCTTCGAGTATGTAATGAGCTCTTCCATCTTCAGCAATGTTAGAAAGGTAATTAATTTGATAAAGTTGATTCCAGTTGATTTGTCTCCTTTCGAGTTCGTTCCGCCAAACATTTTCTACCATATTGGCAATAGTTGTATCGGTCTGATAGCTTGGCAAATAGCGGTAATAATCAGGACGTGGATCAGGAGCGTTGTACCAGTTCAAGCGAGTTGTTCCAAAACGACCAGCATTGAAACTCAAAACTGAATAAATTTTGTTTTTTTCATTGACTTTCCATGTATGATTAAGCATCAAGTACGGTATGTGAATATTTCTAACACGTGCATTTCTGATTTTTCCTTCTTGAAAACCCCAATTGGGGTTATAAAAAATATCATCAGCAAGATTAAAAGCTTCATCCGTAGCTGGAGCTTGTAATCCACGCCGATAAGGAGAACCAAAAAACGTAAATGCTAGTTGATGGGATGAGGTTATTTTTTTTTCAACTGATAAAAAATATGCATATGCATCCATCCATGTACCGGGAATATATCCTTCTTCAGCCCATCTTTTGGAAAATGATAAAGCATAAGCCCATCCACTATTGGTTAAACCAGAAGAATAAGTAAACATAATACGATTATTATAAGTTCGATTAGAACGAGCTAAAGAAA
The sequence above is a segment of the Bacteroidales bacterium genome. Coding sequences within it:
- a CDS encoding SpoVR family protein, with protein sequence MYLIDQRTRAIMERCKVKAREAGLSFYPETLEYIVTNKDLLELSPKIMIPTLYDYWVHDVEVLKEYAKYKLYPINPYETVINSRPAISFYNDNNPDWMNVMIFYHVLAHIDFFQNNQYFKHTWNDDFVGVALAEKRLINSLRSRYGRWVDYVIEFARSIDNIVGAYDYGILMDEDLNKRSLPHQVEYYFNVFLPDVIGLNEFEIHKELEQYNAIVQNQQDIGLTFFSGEVMKKYPEFDTHFRNFVSKQKSRDLLEFISENSPFLKKENNQWMKTILMIIRNTALYFAPQIRTKIMNEGWASYWHDHLFRQDPYLQGHEVDYAKLNAQVTSLSRVGLNPYAIGLRLFEYVEECAEKGKFSYQYQQLKFAHERESFNLNTGKGKDAIFNVRKYFNDYMFIKTFVTQEFVDKHNLFVVGKRIREDAGVIEYYIKSRNAEDYKNMLIEHLYHPPVIYPHPEKTNENLLYLVHQFEGKQLIQEFIPEVLIGLNYLWGSEVQLETTEIVVNKSREQKSDEGISYSYRPVLYSCKDRKVQKTFL
- a CDS encoding DUF444 family protein — protein: MKDKKNNCLYNFIQEMSFHDHHDAKWMGLRVSFDRRMMVKTLEELLEQDKQREKDGFHRRIRLGKLIKRGKGKEDQVIIVPTTTEPKFYHDDSITEEQTTGGSGDGKEGEVLGQQPLQPQEGEGTGAGLGDGGEHEMGTSAYELGKILTEKFHLPNIKPKGKKRSLTQYTYDLTDRNRRFGQLLDKKATLRRIVETNLQLGRIVPGEPIDTSSLLIGPDDLVYRILSPEKDFENQAVVFFVRDYSGSMQGKPAETIVTLHVFIFSWLMYQYQKNVITRFIVHDTEAKEVENFHQYFNLQVAGGTRVAPAFKLVNDIIEQERLEKDYNIYVFYGTDGDDWDTNGKELIQELSRLLPKANRVGIAIAKNSWTGEEPTTVEKTLDRSQFLKTRPKEIRMDVFQSETADENRLIESIKKLVSE
- a CDS encoding tetratricopeptide repeat-containing sensor histidine kinase, giving the protein MKLKILFLLILTHGGCYAFNLNLDTIDSLLNVYTPKSKDKYHFMLLKGKEMKYVNPLGSLTCFQNIIRQSSVEDKFIKGLAWEEIGNIFFYLGFTDSAFKAYKKSFAYYLAENCYPCFASLALEVAKYKKRLADYPSALQFCLIAIQIAQQTNQIKIIGKSYVLIGSIYLMQQKYQEALKFMQKAISIFNKDEFIKEKIMTYINIAGVYRTTGRIDDAFQTLQKSYEIASKNNFKREMAVILNNLADIHLELGKYDEAIRLLSTAFNFEEHDAENSCIFHMNLGIAYMKKNQLYESEKHLLKSLEILFHLKNLNLLAKTYALLSDLYVLKHDYQKAYQYKNQQKKLEDSLCFEQNAQMLKATEEKFKIKELENENKLLRQQQLIDQMKSSSQEKNFIMLVVLLFLALLALGFLIFLNRMQKKHELTLNKYNKELLEKNALLAKQKLDIAESILVRDKLFSIISHDLRNPMASLISFARIIRRDYQKLTPKELEVLVSEMEKVVNKMSDLLENLLLWYRTQGDKWISQPTVIHLQNIIQKVIEYYEKSFQLKNISVDITLDKEPTIVYADEKMLETILRNLVSNAIKYTPENGKVFISSTKHENEYIIQIQDTGIGMDQDKISEIMSNQPIESTPGTAGEKGSGLGLYIVKELIDKNKGRFWIESTLGKGTSFYFTLPAFEDKA
- a CDS encoding DUF5689 domain-containing protein, which gives rise to MNKRVFLPFLLCCFLTACIHDDFDKPEPYMPEVDFPANMTIAQLKTLYQGSLIKLPDSIIIKGIVVANDESGNFYKTLVIQDETGGIEVKINKTSLYTMFRVGQRIFIKCKDLYLGTYGGLIQLGYIYNNGIGQIPEVMINDHIFKDSFPGNPPQPIVLDIPSLSSTYLSMLIQIDSVSFTTPGLPFAEPTTTTNRTIKDKNGQTLIVRTSNYANFASTPIPEGTGSIRGILSIYNGTYQLYLRDLNDLVNWSNPNPPQNYLLNEQFYTTPTNWIIYNVSGNKDWYYNSAYNCMTINGSGSDTACQDYLISPAITIPSGTQPILKFMSWTRYVDNFTTKPFTVLITTNYTGNPLTTTWTELQVTLPAQDSQTWTSSGDINLSSFAGNTVRIAFKYMSKSGNSGEFSAWQVDDVKIVLP
- a CDS encoding TonB-dependent receptor, whose product is MKKERLWWILLFCWSIGFAQNLSFQGYVMDKLTNKPIKGAQIKIFDNEIMTDSTGFFSFELTPGVYPVQIYAEGFQSLSFFLTIKEDVVLQYQMDRKVQDETDDQVPSLLEMDLENDKYIQPVAGILSASKDVFLQFSSFAWTNLKYKYRGYDQGLSEVYINGVPMHDYESGMVGYTEFSGLNRVVRFNEFSEGIIPAAYSLGNIGGLVNYFSTAAQIPKQIHLSLARSNRTYNNRIMFTYSSGLTNSGWAYALSFSKRWAEEGYIPGTWMDAYAYFLSVEKKITSSHQLAFTFFGSPYRRGLQAPATDEAFNLADDIFYNPNWGFQEGKIRNARVRNIHIPYLMLNHTWKVNEKNKIYSVLSFNAGRFGTTRLNWYNAPDPRPDYYRYLPSYQTDTTIANMVENVWRNELERRQINWNQLYQINYLSNIAEDGRAHYILEEVRKDEQRFVLRSYLHSIFSEHALFNAGIEGILQRTHYFKVVDDLLGAQYWLDIDQFAERDFPGNTLLLQNDLNYPNRKVKENDIFGYNYYLHTNTLNAYGLNRFYFPKVDLYAGAQVGFTQAYRYGLMKNGRFPDNSQGKSEVKYFPMGAIKGGVTYKITGRHYLQFNAGGLYLPPKTNQVFITPNLSNEWVSVLKNVKIFSGDATYFYKGLKWNARFGTYQTFILDQTDLISFYHDQLQTYVNVVMWGIDKVFQGLESGVEINIIPGFALQAAANVGNYRFISRPTAHINVENQSKPDTFGLVFIKYFYVPNIPQIIASGGIKYTSPSNWIVTITAHYATNMYMDFNPERRMQSALDGLTPSQQELIDAITQQVKMNDLYYLDFSAGKNWRIKGRQVGFNLMINNLLNKKFKTSGFEQYRFDFENKNISKFPPKYYYGWGRNYFIQFTFSL